The Manihot esculenta cultivar AM560-2 chromosome 11, M.esculenta_v8, whole genome shotgun sequence genome includes a region encoding these proteins:
- the LOC110626814 gene encoding transmembrane 9 superfamily member 7: MKTKMGTVSAILFFAFFLISSAYSFYLPGVAPRDFHRGDILSVKVNKLSSTKTQLPYDYYYLKYCKPKTIVNSAENLGEVLRGDRIENSVYNFEMMEEQPCKVACGVTLDAESAKNFKEKIDDEYRVNMILDNLPVAVLRQRRDGSQSTTYEHGFRVGFKGNYAGSKEEKYFINNHLSFRVMFHKDPETDSARIVGFEVIPNSINHEYKEWDDKNPQVTTCNKDTKKLIQGSTVPQEVDSGKRIVFSYDVSFKESEIKWASRWDTYLLMNDDQIHWFSIINSLMIVLFLSGMVAMIMMRTLYRDIANYNQLETQDEAQEETGWKLVHGDVFRAPINYGLLCVYVGTGVQIFGMTLVTMIFALLGFLSPSNRGGLTTAMVLLWVFMGILAGYSSARLYKMFKGTEWKRNTLKTAFMFPGILFAIFFVLNALIWGEQSSGAVPFGTMFALVCLWFGISVPLVFVGSYLGFKKPAIEDPVKTNKIPRQIPEQAWYMKPVFSILIGGILPFGAVFIELFFILTSIWLNQFYYIFGFLFIVFVILLITCVEITIVLCYFQLCSEDYNWWWRSYLTAGSSALYLFLYSVFYFFTKLEITKLVSGILYFGYMIIISYAFFVLTGTIGFYACFWFVRKIYSSVKID; encoded by the exons ATGAAGACGAAGATGGGTACCGTCTCTGCGATCCTCTTCTTCGCTTTCTTCCTTATCTCCTCTGCATACTCCTTCTATCTTCCTGGTGTAGCTCCTCGTGATTTTCACAGG GGGGATATCCTTTCGGTCAAAGTGAACAAATTGTCATCTACAAAGACACAACTTCCATATGACTACTACTACTTGAAATATTGTAAGCCCAAAACTATTGTTAACAGTGCTGAAAATTTGGGGGAGGTTCTTCGTGGCGACCGCATTGAGAATTCTGTATACAAT TTTGAAATGATGGAAGAGCAACCATGCAAAGTGGCCTGTGGAGTGACACTTGATGCTGAATCTGCTAAGAATTTCAAGGAAAAAATTGATGATGAATATCGGGTTAACAT GATCCTGGATAATCTTCCAGTTGCTGTTCTTAGACAAAGGAGAGATGGCAGTCAGTCAACAACTTATGAACATGGTTTCCGTGTTGGATTCAAAGGAAATTACGCTGGG AGTAAAGAGGAgaaatattttatcaataaccACTTGagctttagagttatgtttcaCAAGGATCCTGAGACAGACTCTGCTCGAATTGTTGGGTTTGAGGTTATCCCGAACAG TATTAATCATGAATACAAGGAATGGGATGATAAAAATCCTCAAGTGACAACATGCAACAAGGATACCAAGAAGTTGATTCAAGGTAGCACTGTTCCACAAGAAGTTGACTCGGGCAAGAGAATTGTATTCTCGTATGACGTTAGCTTCAAG gaaaGTGAAATTAAATGGGCATCTCGTTGGGACACATATCTACTCATGAATGATGATCAGATCCACTGGTTCTCCATCATAAACTCACTGATGATTGTCTTGTTCCTTTCTGGCATGGTGGCCATGATCATGATGAGAACTTTGTATAGAGATATTGCAAACTACAATCAGTTGGAGACTCAAGATGAGGCTCAGGAAGAAACAGGGTGGAAACTTGTCCATGGAGATGTGTTCCGGGCACCCATCAATTATGGTTTACTTTGTGTTTATGTTGGTACAGGTGTACAAATCTTTGGAATGACATTAGTGACTATGATATTTGCATTGCTGGGTTTCCTATCCCCTTCCAACAGAGGTGGCCTTACGACAGCTATGGTCCTGTTGTGGGTGTTCATGGGCATATTGGCTGGTTACTCATCTGCACGTTTGTACAAAATGTTCAAGGGCACAGAGTGGAAGAGGAACACTCTAAAAACTGCATTTATGTTCCCGGGTATTCTTTTTGCAATCTTCTTTGTGCTGAATGCCCTAATTTGGGGAGAGCAGTCTTCAGGGGCAGTACCTTTCGGGACCATGTTTGCTCTGGTTTGCTTGTGGTTTGGTATATCTGTTCCTTTGGTATTTGTGGGTAGTTACCTTGGTTTCAAAAAGCCAGCTATTGAAGACCCTGTGAAAACGAACAAAATTCCTAGACAGATACCTGAGCAAGCATGGTATATGAAACCAGTTTTCTCCATTCTCATTGGAGGCATTCTCCCATTTGGTGCTGTTTTTATTGAGCTTTTCTTCATCCTGACATCAATATGGTTGAATCAGTTCTACTACATTTTCGGCTTCCTCTTCATAGTGTTTGTTATCCTTTTGATTACTTGTGTGGAGATAACAATTGTGCTCTGCTACTTCCAGTTATGCAGCGAGGACTATAACTGGTGGTGGAGATCTTACCTGACTGCTGGCTCTTCTGCTCTGTACCTTTTCCTCTACTCGGTGTTCTACTTCTTTACCAAATTGGAAATCACAAAGTTGGTTTCTGGAATCCTCTACTTTGGGTATATGATAATCATATCTTATGCATTCTTTGTTTTGACTGGGACAATTGGCTTCTATGCTTGCTTCTGGTTTGTCCGAAAGATTTACTCATCTGTCAAAATTGACTGA
- the LOC110626815 gene encoding WD-40 repeat-containing protein MSI4, producing MKDKGKRSVDERYAQWKSLVPVLYDWLANHNLVWPSLSCRWGPQLEQATYKNRQRLYLSEQTDGSVPNTLVIANCEVVKPRVAAAEHIAQFNEEARSPFVRKYKTIIHPGEVNRIRELPQNSKIVATHTDSPDVLIWDVESQPNRHAVMGATESHPDLILTGHKDDAEFALAMCPTESFVLSGGKDKLVVLWSIHDHISTLATDPVPSKSPGSGGSNAKHASKVGASNDKPAEKPSIGPRGTYQGHDDTVEDVQFCPSSAQEFCSVGDDSCLILWDARTGSSPVVKVEKAHNADLHCVDWNPHDVNLFLTGSADNTIHMFDRRKLTSGGFGSPIHKFAGHSAAVLCVQWSPDKSSVFGSSAEDGILNIWDYEKVGKKQDSTGLKLPNAPPGLFFRHAGHRDKVVDFHWNASDPWTIVSVSDDCESTSGGGTLQIWRMIDLIYRPEEEVLAELDKFKSHILTCDKS from the exons atgaaggaTAAAGGGAAGAGATCGGTTGACGAGAGGTATGCACAATGGAAGTCACTGGTTCCTGTCCTCTACGATTGGCTCGCTAATCATAACCTCGTTTGGCCTTCTCTCTCTTGCCG ATGGGGTCCACAGCTGGAGCAGGCAACCTACAAGAATCGTCAGCGCCTATACCTTTCTGAACAG ACTGATGGCAGTGTTCCAAATACTCTTGTAATTGCAAACTGTGAGGTTGTTAAACCTAGGGTTGCTGCTGCAGAGCATATAGCGCAG TTCAATGAAGAAGCACGCTCTCCTTTTGTAAGGAAGTATAAAACTATTATACATCCTGGCGAG GTGAACAGAATCAGGGAATTGCCTCAGAACAGTAAGATAGTGGCTACACACACTGATAGTCCTGAT GTCCTCATTTGGGATGTTGAGAGCCAACCTAACCGTCATGCTGTCATGGGAGCCACTGAGTCTCATCCAGATCTG ATATTGACTGGGCATAAAGATGATGCTGAATTTGCTCTTGCTATGTGCCCTACTGAGTCCTTTGTACTATCTGGAG GTAAAGACAAGTTAGTGGTGCTATGGAGTATTCATGATCATATCTCAACACTGGCTACTGACCCAGTGCCTTCAAAGTCTCCTGGGTCTGGTGGCTCCAATGCAAAACATGCATCTAAGGTTGGTGCAAGTAATGATAAACCTGCGGAGAAGCCTTCTATTGGGCCACGAGGTACCTATCAAGGGCATGATGATACTGTTGAAGATGTTCAATTCTGCCCATCAAG TGCGCAGGAGTTCTGTAGTGTAGGAGATGATTCTTGTCTTATACTGTGGGATGCAAGAACTGGCTCTAGTCCAGTTGTCAAG GTTGAGAAAGCACACAATGCTGATCTTCACTGTGTTGATTGGAATCCTCATGATGTAAACCTCTTTCTCACTGG ATCAGCTGATAATACTATTCACATGTTTGATCGCCGAAAGCTCACTTCTGGTGGGTTTGGATCACCTATTCATAAATTTGCAGGTCACAGTGCTGCTGTCCTGTGTGTACAG TGGTCTCCAGACAAGTCTTCTGTGTTTGGAAGCTCTGCAGAGGATGGCATTCTAAATATCTGGGATTATGAGAAG GTTGGTAAAAAGCAAGATTCTACTGGATTGAAATTGCCAAATGCTCCTCCAGGATTATTTTTCCGACATGCTGGGCATAG GGACAAGGTTGTTGACTTCCATTGGAATGCTTCAGATCCGTGGACAATTGTCAGTGTTTCTGATGATTGTGAAAGTACTTCAGGAGGTGGTACTCTACAG ATATGGCGGATGATCGACTTGATTTACAGGCCGGAGGAGGAGGTCCTTGCAGAACTGGATAAGTTTAAATCTCACATTCTCACATGTGATAAAAGCTAG